The proteins below come from a single Streptomyces spongiicola genomic window:
- the polA gene encoding DNA polymerase I, which translates to MDGHSLAYRAFFALPAENFTTASGQTTNAVYGFASMLANTLRDEAPTHFAVAFDVSRKTWRSRDFPEYKANRSSTPDEFKGQVELIGELLDTMNAVRFAVDGFEADDIIATLATQAEAAGFEVLIVTGDRDSFQLVSDHVTVLYPTKGVSELTRFTPEKVQEKYGLTPSQYPDFAALRGDPSDNLPGIPGVGEKTATKWISQFGSFAELVGRADEVKGKVGQALRDHLEAVRLNRHLTELVRDVELPKSVADLGRAPYDRTALKGFLEVLEIRNPSLRERLLAVDPGAAEDDVPAPAAGVELDGSVLGPGELAPWLERHGGQPLGVASVAAWALGVGSVSEIALAAAGGEAAWFDTTRLDEADERALAAWLADPDRPKVVHSAKEALRVLPEYGWDLRGIAMDTALAAYLVKPGRRSFALDALSVEYLHRELAPAAADGQLAFGTEDEQAEADALMAQARAVLDLGEAFGGKLEEVGAGELLHGMELPTSLLLARMERHGIRADRAHLEAMEQQFAGAVQQAVKEAHASVGHEFNLGSPKQLQEVFFGELNLPKTKKTKTGYTTDADALAWLSGQTDHELPVIMLRHREQARLRSTVEGLIKTIAADGRIHTTFSQTVAATGRLSSTDPNLQNVPVRTDEGRAIRRGFVVGEGFESLMTADYSQIELRVMAHLSEDEGLIEAFTSGEDLHTTVASQVFGVDRSEVDAEMRRKTKAMSYGLAYGLSAFGLSQQLNIEAAEARTLMDTYFERFGGVRDYLRRVVDEARATGYTATMSGRRRYLPDLNSDNRQRREAAERMALNAPIQGTAADIVKMAMLRVDEGLRAAGLTSRMLLQVHDEIVLEIAPGERERVEELVRREMSAAAELRAPLDVSVGVGPDWESAAH; encoded by the coding sequence ATGGACGGGCACTCGCTGGCGTACCGGGCGTTCTTCGCCCTGCCCGCGGAGAACTTCACCACCGCGAGCGGCCAGACGACCAACGCGGTCTACGGCTTCGCGTCGATGCTGGCGAACACGCTCCGCGACGAGGCGCCCACGCACTTCGCCGTGGCCTTCGACGTCTCCCGGAAGACCTGGCGGTCCCGGGACTTCCCCGAGTACAAGGCCAACCGCTCCTCGACCCCGGACGAGTTCAAGGGCCAGGTCGAGCTGATCGGCGAGCTGCTCGACACGATGAACGCGGTGCGGTTCGCGGTGGACGGCTTCGAGGCCGACGACATCATCGCGACCCTGGCCACCCAGGCCGAGGCCGCGGGCTTCGAGGTGCTGATCGTCACCGGCGACCGGGACTCCTTCCAGCTGGTCTCCGACCACGTCACGGTGCTCTACCCGACCAAGGGCGTCAGCGAGCTGACCCGCTTCACCCCGGAGAAGGTCCAGGAGAAGTACGGGCTGACCCCCTCCCAGTACCCGGACTTCGCCGCCCTGCGCGGCGACCCGTCCGACAACCTCCCGGGCATCCCCGGCGTCGGCGAGAAGACCGCCACCAAGTGGATCAGCCAGTTCGGCTCGTTCGCGGAGCTGGTCGGGCGCGCCGACGAGGTCAAGGGCAAGGTCGGCCAGGCGCTCCGCGACCATCTGGAGGCCGTCAGGCTCAACCGTCACCTGACGGAACTGGTCCGTGACGTGGAGCTGCCGAAGTCCGTCGCCGACCTCGGGCGCGCGCCGTACGACCGGACCGCGCTGAAGGGCTTCCTGGAGGTCCTGGAGATCCGCAACCCGAGCCTGCGCGAGCGGCTGCTCGCCGTCGACCCGGGCGCCGCCGAGGACGACGTCCCGGCCCCGGCCGCCGGCGTGGAGCTGGACGGCAGTGTGCTCGGCCCCGGCGAGCTGGCGCCCTGGCTGGAGCGGCACGGCGGACAGCCCCTCGGTGTCGCCTCGGTCGCCGCCTGGGCGCTGGGCGTCGGCAGCGTCAGCGAGATCGCGCTCGCGGCCGCCGGGGGAGAGGCGGCCTGGTTCGACACGACCCGGCTCGACGAGGCCGACGAGCGGGCCCTCGCCGCCTGGCTCGCCGACCCGGACCGGCCGAAGGTCGTGCACAGCGCGAAGGAGGCGCTGAGGGTCCTCCCCGAGTACGGATGGGACCTGCGGGGCATCGCCATGGACACCGCCCTCGCCGCCTACCTGGTCAAGCCCGGCCGCCGGTCCTTCGCGCTGGACGCCCTCTCCGTGGAGTACCTGCATCGCGAGCTGGCCCCGGCCGCCGCCGACGGGCAGCTGGCCTTCGGCACCGAGGACGAGCAGGCCGAGGCCGACGCCCTGATGGCGCAGGCCCGTGCGGTCCTCGACCTGGGCGAGGCCTTCGGCGGGAAGCTCGAGGAGGTCGGCGCCGGCGAGCTGCTGCACGGCATGGAACTGCCCACGTCGCTGCTCCTGGCGAGGATGGAGCGGCACGGCATCCGCGCCGACCGGGCCCATCTGGAGGCCATGGAGCAGCAGTTCGCCGGGGCGGTGCAGCAGGCCGTCAAGGAGGCGCACGCCTCGGTGGGCCACGAGTTCAACCTCGGCTCGCCCAAGCAGCTCCAGGAGGTCTTCTTCGGGGAGCTGAACCTCCCCAAGACCAAGAAGACCAAGACCGGCTACACCACCGACGCCGACGCGCTGGCCTGGCTCTCCGGCCAGACCGACCACGAGCTGCCGGTCATCATGCTGCGCCACCGCGAGCAGGCCCGGCTGCGCTCCACCGTCGAGGGCCTGATCAAGACCATCGCCGCGGACGGCCGGATCCACACCACCTTCAGCCAGACGGTGGCCGCGACCGGACGGCTCTCCTCCACCGACCCGAACCTGCAGAACGTGCCGGTGCGCACGGACGAGGGCCGGGCGATCCGCCGCGGCTTCGTCGTCGGCGAGGGCTTCGAGTCGCTGATGACCGCCGACTACAGCCAGATCGAGCTGCGCGTCATGGCCCACCTCTCGGAGGACGAGGGCCTGATCGAGGCGTTCACCTCGGGCGAGGACCTGCACACGACGGTGGCCTCCCAGGTCTTCGGCGTGGACCGGTCCGAGGTCGACGCGGAGATGCGCCGCAAGACCAAGGCGATGTCGTACGGACTGGCCTACGGCCTCTCCGCGTTCGGCCTCAGCCAGCAGCTGAACATCGAGGCGGCCGAGGCACGGACCCTGATGGACACCTACTTCGAGCGGTTCGGCGGGGTCCGCGACTATCTGCGCCGTGTCGTGGACGAGGCGCGGGCCACGGGGTACACGGCGACGATGTCCGGCCGCCGGCGGTACCTCCCGGACCTCAACAGCGACAACCGCCAGCGCCGCGAGGCGGCCGAGCGCATGGCGCTGAACGCGCCGATCCAGGGCACGGCGGCGGACATCGTCAAGATGGCGATGCTGCGGGTCGACGAGGGGCTGCGGGCGGCGGGGCTCACCTCCCGGATGCTGCTCCAGGTCCACGACGAGATCGTCCTGGAGATCGCCCCGGGCGAGCGGGAGCGGGTCGAGGAACTCGTCCGCCGTGAGATGTCCGCGGCGGCGGAGCTGCGCGCACCGCTGGACGTCTCGGTCGGCGTCGGCCCGGACTGGGAGTCCGCCGCCCACTGA
- a CDS encoding Xaa-Pro dipeptidyl-peptidase, whose protein sequence is MARSDRTGGSGTARARTGRARAKSPGTAYGWGTALLAVSLLSALPAPVARADDPAPALSVVDDRTQPVFSRADAVHQQVDVETEADSDGDGRPDTVRMRILRPRETDAGLKVATIVEASPYWAGGNDVRYHDVDVEVDGLPSGVRPPRGDRVPGLVTPYEGRPAAHQRQPAAGQAAGSVPWPGYTDNYFLPRGYAVAQVDSLGTGGSTGCPTSGGRNETLGAKAAVDWLNGRARGWDPQGRPVGAAWSTGDTAMMGISYNGTLPTAVATTGVEGLKAIVPISGISSWYDYYRAGGGVVAPGGYQGEDADVLAEYVHTRADREVCRPVIDRLTREQDRVTGDFTPFWQERDYLRDAGRIKAGVFLVHGGNDWNVRTGHFGQLWEALKKHGVPRKLWLHQAGHVNPMPLRMEEWLDRLHLWFDHWLYGLDNGALAEPPVEVEQSDFSWRRQSDWPARGTRDVRLWLNEGGLGPLPGRPVRQTATDRGRTVPAEDLVADPGTARPDRLAYTTGPLPADLRVNGVPELSVRASLDGSSPYVTALLVDYGTDTRATAGTVTDISRQVCYGEGVPGDTGCAYRTRHRTETADFKIVSRGWLDIRNRHSVERQSRVVEGREYRLEWAMQPQDHVFEKGHRLGVVLISTDHDHTLRHPAGTELAVRAGVSSVTLPVAG, encoded by the coding sequence ATGGCGAGATCCGACCGAACAGGCGGCTCCGGAACGGCGCGTGCGCGCACCGGACGGGCCCGCGCCAAGAGTCCCGGCACGGCGTACGGCTGGGGCACCGCCCTGCTGGCCGTGTCGCTGCTGTCGGCGTTGCCCGCACCGGTGGCGCGGGCGGACGACCCGGCGCCGGCGCTGAGCGTCGTGGACGACCGGACCCAGCCGGTCTTCTCCCGCGCCGACGCGGTGCACCAGCAGGTCGACGTCGAGACCGAGGCGGACAGCGACGGCGACGGCCGGCCGGACACCGTGCGGATGCGGATTCTGCGCCCCCGGGAGACCGACGCGGGGCTGAAGGTCGCCACCATCGTCGAGGCCAGCCCCTACTGGGCGGGGGGCAACGACGTCCGGTACCACGACGTGGACGTGGAGGTGGACGGGCTGCCGTCGGGGGTCCGGCCGCCGCGCGGCGATCGGGTCCCCGGTCTGGTGACCCCGTACGAGGGGCGGCCGGCCGCGCACCAGCGGCAGCCGGCCGCCGGGCAGGCGGCCGGCTCGGTGCCCTGGCCCGGCTACACGGACAACTACTTCCTCCCGCGCGGCTACGCGGTCGCCCAGGTCGACAGTCTCGGCACCGGCGGTTCGACGGGCTGCCCGACCTCCGGCGGCCGCAACGAGACCCTCGGCGCGAAGGCCGCGGTCGACTGGCTGAACGGCCGCGCCCGCGGCTGGGATCCGCAGGGCAGGCCGGTGGGCGCGGCCTGGTCGACGGGCGACACGGCGATGATGGGCATCTCGTACAACGGCACCCTGCCGACGGCCGTCGCCACGACGGGCGTCGAGGGGCTCAAGGCGATCGTGCCGATCTCCGGGATCTCGTCGTGGTACGACTACTACCGCGCGGGCGGCGGTGTGGTGGCGCCCGGCGGCTACCAGGGCGAGGACGCCGACGTCCTGGCCGAGTACGTGCACACCCGCGCCGACCGGGAGGTCTGCCGGCCCGTCATCGACCGGCTCACCCGCGAACAGGACCGGGTGACGGGCGACTTCACCCCCTTCTGGCAGGAGCGGGACTACCTCCGCGACGCCGGGCGGATCAAGGCGGGCGTGTTCCTGGTCCACGGCGGCAACGACTGGAACGTGCGGACGGGGCACTTCGGGCAGCTGTGGGAGGCGCTGAAGAAGCACGGCGTCCCGCGGAAGCTGTGGCTCCATCAGGCCGGCCACGTCAACCCGATGCCGCTGCGCATGGAGGAGTGGCTCGACCGGCTGCACCTCTGGTTCGACCACTGGCTGTACGGGCTGGACAACGGCGCGCTCGCCGAACCGCCCGTCGAGGTCGAGCAGTCGGACTTCAGCTGGCGGCGGCAGTCCGACTGGCCCGCCCGCGGCACCCGCGACGTCCGGCTGTGGCTGAACGAGGGCGGGCTCGGCCCGCTGCCCGGGAGGCCCGTGCGGCAGACGGCGACCGACCGGGGCCGCACCGTACCCGCCGAGGACCTCGTCGCGGACCCGGGCACCGCCCGGCCGGACCGGCTCGCGTACACCACCGGCCCGCTGCCGGCCGACCTCAGGGTCAACGGCGTGCCGGAGCTGTCGGTACGGGCCTCGCTCGACGGCTCGTCACCGTATGTGACCGCGCTGCTGGTCGACTACGGGACCGACACCCGGGCGACGGCCGGCACGGTCACGGACATCAGCCGGCAGGTCTGCTACGGCGAGGGCGTCCCCGGGGACACCGGATGCGCCTACCGCACCCGGCACCGCACCGAGACCGCCGACTTCAAGATCGTCTCGCGTGGCTGGCTGGACATCCGCAACCGGCACTCGGTGGAGCGGCAGAGCAGGGTCGTCGAGGGCCGCGAGTACCGGCTGGAGTGGGCGATGCAGCCCCAGGACCACGTCTTCGAGAAGGGCCACCGGCTGGGCGTGGTGCTGATCTCCACCGACCACGACCACACCCTGCGCCACCCGGCCGGGACGGAGCTGGCCGTCCGGGCCGGGGTCAGCAGCGTCACCCTGCCGGTCGCCGGGTAG
- a CDS encoding FdhF/YdeP family oxidoreductase, whose protein sequence is MATKPPEGDPVQDAPRVDAPRHSAAGLPAIGHTLRIAQQQMGVARTARTLLKVNQKDGFDCPGCAWPEGERRHVAEFCENGAKAVAEEATLRRVTPEFFAAHPVSDLASRSGYWLGQQGRITRPVYLAEGADHYEPVTWERAFEIIAGELRALDSPDEAVFYTSGRTGNEAAFLLQLFAREFGTNNLPDCSNMCHESSGSALTETLGEGKGSVLLEDLHRADLIIIAGQNPGTNHPRMLSALEEAKRSGTRIISVNPLPEAGLERFKNPQTPRGLIKGVPLTDLFLQIRIGGDQALFRLLGKLVLQAPDGVDEAFVRQYTHGYEEFAAAARAADWDETLAATGLDRADVERAARMVLASERTIVCWAMGLTQHKHAVATIREVVNLLLLRGCVGRPGAGVCPVRGHSNVQGDRTMGIFERPSEGFLDALEQEFGFAPPRHHGLDTVRAIRALRDGEAKVFFAMGGNFVSATPDTGVTEAAMRRARLTVHVSTKLNRSHAVTGKRALILPTLGRSDRDEQRGGRQFVTVEDSMGMVHASRGNLPPASGHLLSEPAIVARLARAVLGPTSRTPWEEFESDYAAIRDRISRVVPGFEDFNTRIARPGGFTLPHAPRDERRFPTATGRANFTAAPVEYPKVPEGRLLLQTLRSHDQYNTTVYGLDDRYRGVRGGRRVVLVNPEDAAALGLADGAYADLVGEWTDGVERRAPGFRVVHYPTARGCAAAYYPETNVLVPLDATADTSNTPASKSVIVRLEQSPTD, encoded by the coding sequence ATGGCCACCAAGCCGCCCGAAGGCGACCCGGTGCAGGACGCGCCCCGGGTCGACGCCCCCCGGCACAGCGCGGCCGGCCTTCCCGCGATCGGGCACACACTCAGGATCGCGCAGCAGCAGATGGGGGTGGCGCGCACCGCCCGCACCCTGCTCAAGGTCAACCAGAAGGACGGCTTCGACTGCCCCGGCTGCGCCTGGCCCGAGGGCGAGCGCCGCCATGTGGCGGAGTTCTGCGAGAACGGCGCGAAGGCGGTGGCCGAGGAGGCGACGCTGCGCCGGGTCACACCGGAGTTCTTCGCCGCGCACCCGGTGTCCGACCTGGCCTCCCGCAGCGGGTACTGGCTGGGCCAGCAGGGCCGGATCACCCGGCCCGTGTACCTCGCGGAGGGCGCGGACCACTACGAGCCGGTGACCTGGGAGCGGGCCTTCGAGATCATCGCCGGGGAGCTGCGGGCGCTGGACTCCCCCGACGAGGCCGTCTTCTACACCTCGGGCCGCACCGGCAACGAGGCCGCCTTCCTGCTGCAGCTCTTCGCCCGCGAGTTCGGCACCAACAACCTGCCGGACTGCTCCAACATGTGCCACGAGTCCTCCGGCTCGGCGCTGACCGAGACGCTGGGCGAGGGCAAGGGCAGCGTCCTGCTGGAGGACCTGCACCGGGCCGACCTGATCATCATCGCCGGGCAGAACCCGGGCACCAACCATCCGCGGATGCTGTCCGCGCTGGAGGAGGCCAAGCGGTCCGGAACGAGGATCATTTCGGTGAACCCGCTGCCCGAGGCCGGACTGGAGCGGTTCAAGAACCCGCAGACCCCCCGGGGCCTGATCAAGGGCGTCCCGCTCACCGACCTCTTCCTCCAGATCCGCATAGGCGGCGACCAGGCCCTGTTCCGGCTGCTCGGCAAGCTGGTCCTCCAGGCGCCGGACGGGGTCGACGAGGCGTTCGTACGGCAGTACACGCACGGCTACGAGGAGTTCGCCGCCGCCGCGCGCGCCGCGGACTGGGACGAGACGCTCGCCGCGACCGGCCTGGACCGCGCGGACGTCGAGCGCGCGGCGCGCATGGTGCTCGCCTCCGAGCGGACGATCGTCTGCTGGGCGATGGGGCTGACCCAGCACAAGCACGCCGTCGCCACCATCCGCGAGGTCGTCAACCTGCTGCTGCTCCGCGGCTGCGTCGGCCGTCCCGGCGCCGGGGTGTGCCCGGTGCGCGGCCACTCCAACGTCCAGGGCGACCGCACGATGGGGATCTTCGAGCGCCCCTCGGAGGGCTTCCTGGACGCCCTTGAGCAGGAGTTCGGCTTCGCCCCGCCGCGGCACCACGGCCTCGACACCGTGCGGGCCATCCGGGCGCTGCGGGACGGCGAGGCGAAGGTGTTCTTCGCCATGGGCGGCAACTTCGTCAGCGCCACGCCCGACACCGGGGTCACGGAGGCGGCGATGCGCCGGGCCCGGCTCACGGTGCACGTGTCGACGAAGCTCAACCGCTCGCACGCGGTGACCGGGAAGCGGGCGCTGATCCTGCCCACGCTCGGCCGGAGCGACCGGGACGAGCAGCGGGGCGGCCGGCAGTTCGTGACGGTCGAGGACTCCATGGGCATGGTGCACGCGTCCCGCGGCAACCTGCCGCCGGCGAGCGGGCACCTGCTGTCCGAGCCCGCGATCGTGGCGCGGCTGGCCCGCGCGGTGCTCGGCCCGACCTCCAGGACCCCCTGGGAGGAGTTCGAGAGCGACTACGCCGCCATCCGGGACCGGATCTCCCGGGTCGTGCCCGGGTTCGAGGACTTCAACACGAGAATCGCCCGCCCCGGCGGTTTCACCCTCCCGCACGCCCCGCGCGACGAGCGCCGCTTCCCCACGGCGACGGGCCGGGCGAACTTCACCGCGGCGCCGGTGGAGTACCCGAAGGTCCCCGAGGGCCGGCTGCTGCTGCAGACGCTGCGCTCCCACGACCAGTACAACACCACGGTCTACGGACTCGACGACCGCTACCGGGGCGTCCGGGGCGGCCGCCGCGTCGTCCTGGTCAACCCGGAGGACGCGGCGGCGCTGGGGCTCGCGGACGGCGCGTACGCCGATCTCGTCGGCGAGTGGACGGACGGCGTGGAGCGGCGGGCGCCCGGCTTCCGCGTGGTGCACTACCCGACCGCGCGGGGCTGCGCCGCCGCGTACTACCCGGAGACCAACGTGCTGGTGCCGCTGGACGCCACCGCGGACACCAGCAACACCCCCGCCAGCAAGTCCGTCATCGTACGTCTGGAACAATCACCGACCGACTGA
- a CDS encoding DUF4184 family protein, translating into MPFTLSHAAAVLPCIRRDGTARGPLVASALVAGSFAPDATYFTAGVLPGAMRFGEVTHGPLGVLTVDVAVAAGLVGLWLMVREPLLALLPRRLQARAHAVARGGARHDRSRAALALWFCVSAAIGAATHVVWDAFTHLDRWGTRALPVLAESVAGIPLYTYTQYGSSILALVALGWFTRSAWQHAPGSAGPVPVPSVGRRGRWAAVVLLTLCVLASTVHRCVRFYHYRGGIDTPLDIVPTVCFGVGAGLAVGVVLYGAAVRVRSRRSTGPDTAPPPERAGVS; encoded by the coding sequence ATGCCTTTCACACTCAGCCACGCGGCGGCGGTACTGCCCTGCATCCGCAGGGACGGCACGGCGCGGGGGCCGCTGGTGGCCTCGGCGCTCGTCGCGGGCTCGTTCGCACCCGACGCGACCTACTTCACGGCCGGTGTGCTGCCCGGTGCGATGCGGTTCGGCGAAGTGACGCATGGCCCGCTGGGGGTGCTGACGGTCGACGTCGCCGTCGCGGCGGGGCTGGTGGGGCTCTGGCTGATGGTGCGTGAACCGCTGCTGGCCCTGCTCCCGCGGCGCCTTCAGGCACGCGCCCACGCCGTCGCGCGGGGCGGCGCCCGGCACGACCGGAGCCGGGCGGCACTGGCGCTGTGGTTCTGCGTCTCGGCGGCGATCGGTGCGGCGACGCATGTGGTCTGGGACGCGTTCACCCACCTCGACCGCTGGGGCACGCGGGCGCTGCCGGTGCTCGCGGAATCCGTTGCCGGAATCCCCCTCTACACGTACACGCAGTACGGGAGTTCGATCCTGGCGCTGGTGGCGCTGGGCTGGTTCACCCGGTCCGCGTGGCAGCACGCTCCGGGGAGCGCCGGCCCGGTGCCCGTGCCGTCGGTCGGCCGGCGGGGGCGGTGGGCCGCGGTGGTCCTGCTGACGCTGTGCGTACTGGCGTCGACGGTGCATCGCTGTGTGCGCTTCTACCACTACCGGGGCGGGATCGACACGCCCCTCGACATCGTTCCGACCGTGTGCTTCGGGGTGGGGGCCGGGCTCGCGGTGGGCGTGGTGCTGTACGGCGCGGCGGTCCGGGTGCGGTCGCGGCGGAGCACGGGCCCGGACACGGCGCCCCCGCCGGAGCGGGCGGGTGTGTCCTGA
- a CDS encoding PaaI family thioesterase: MGEQTTVKFPQEVVDEYAALGVDLPALFSAGTLGNRMGVRIVEASAERVVGTMPVEGNTQPYGLLHGGASAVLAETLGSVGSMLHGGSSRIAVGVDLNCTHHRGVRSGQVTGVASPVHRGRSTATYEIVITDEQDRRVCTARLTCLLRDVRPQDAGHVPGTAG; encoded by the coding sequence ATGGGTGAGCAGACGACGGTGAAGTTCCCGCAGGAGGTCGTCGACGAGTACGCCGCACTCGGCGTCGACCTGCCCGCGCTGTTCTCGGCGGGGACGCTCGGCAACCGGATGGGCGTGCGGATCGTCGAGGCCTCGGCGGAGCGCGTCGTGGGCACGATGCCGGTCGAGGGCAACACCCAGCCGTACGGGCTGCTGCACGGCGGGGCGTCGGCGGTGCTGGCCGAGACGCTCGGCTCGGTCGGCTCCATGCTGCACGGCGGCAGTTCGAGGATCGCCGTCGGTGTGGACCTCAACTGCACACACCACCGGGGGGTGCGCTCCGGACAGGTGACGGGCGTGGCCTCGCCCGTGCACCGGGGCCGCTCCACCGCCACCTACGAGATCGTGATCACCGACGAGCAGGACCGGCGGGTCTGCACGGCCCGGCTGACCTGCCTGCTCAGGGACGTCCGCCCCCAGGACGCCGGCCACGTCCCGGGGACGGCGGGCTGA
- a CDS encoding lytic transglycosylase domain-containing protein, whose product MAAQFGRRLRKGATTTAVAAVAVAALSASQAPGVVPTATGGDARGSEATPPAGSSATGDSPYHTDLPPLNSPNKPGASPPLPVTGEAEAGIPATVLGAYKQAEQTVAASNPGCRLPWQLLAAIGKVESGQARGGRVDADGTTFSPILGPVLNGVGFADIPDTDGGAYDGDRTHDRAVGPMQFIPSTWATWGQDANGDGRRDPNNIHDAALAAAKYLCAGGRDLSVKEDLDRAILSYNRSREYLRTVLSWFEYYQRGTHEVPDGSGVLPVESSGSGSTTTPVTPTTPVTPTKPTAPAVPAAPAKPTTPGTAPAPSPSPSAPGGPTGSPKPPPAKPGPGTPSPGPTTPTTPAKPSHPSPPTSATVFGIENAGGGRPTATAGEDFAELPKVRAKSRSGRPVVGADLVFELVGETDARFSGDRTSAVVRTGEGGLAAAPALKAGEKTGDFTIRVTVAGRALPRLDYTATVTPRQADALARTGDEELTASPSSEFAHAVEVTATFKGATAAGVAVTATMAGAADDPDENPGGPYFKDAEGDPVRTLTELRTDADGMLVLPRIFSDDRSGTFLLRLTTEGGAVLTLELRVAVPDTTDTPAAPDTPAAPDTPAASDTPAASDTPAASESPAA is encoded by the coding sequence ATGGCAGCGCAATTCGGCCGCCGGCTGCGCAAGGGGGCCACCACCACGGCGGTGGCGGCGGTCGCCGTGGCCGCGCTCTCCGCGTCGCAGGCGCCGGGTGTCGTGCCGACCGCCACCGGCGGTGACGCCCGAGGTTCCGAAGCGACCCCGCCCGCGGGCTCCTCGGCGACCGGCGACTCCCCCTACCACACGGACCTGCCGCCGCTGAACAGCCCCAACAAGCCCGGTGCCTCGCCCCCGCTGCCCGTGACGGGCGAGGCGGAGGCCGGGATCCCGGCCACGGTGCTGGGCGCGTACAAGCAGGCCGAGCAGACCGTCGCCGCGAGCAATCCCGGCTGCCGCCTCCCCTGGCAACTGCTCGCCGCGATCGGCAAGGTCGAGTCCGGCCAGGCGCGCGGCGGGCGGGTCGACGCCGACGGCACGACGTTCTCCCCGATCCTCGGCCCGGTGCTGAACGGGGTGGGGTTCGCCGACATCCCCGACACCGACGGCGGCGCGTACGACGGCGACCGCACCCACGACCGCGCGGTCGGCCCGATGCAGTTCATCCCGTCGACCTGGGCCACCTGGGGCCAGGACGCCAACGGCGACGGCCGCAGGGACCCGAACAACATCCACGACGCGGCGCTCGCCGCCGCGAAGTACCTCTGTGCGGGCGGCCGCGACCTGTCCGTCAAGGAGGACCTCGACAGGGCGATCCTGAGCTACAACCGCTCCAGGGAGTACCTGCGGACGGTCCTGTCCTGGTTCGAGTACTACCAGCGGGGCACCCACGAGGTCCCCGACGGATCGGGTGTCCTGCCCGTCGAGAGCAGTGGCAGCGGCTCCACGACCACGCCCGTCACGCCGACCACGCCCGTCACTCCCACGAAGCCGACCGCACCGGCCGTGCCCGCCGCACCGGCCAAGCCGACCACACCGGGCACCGCTCCCGCGCCGTCGCCGTCCCCCTCGGCACCCGGCGGCCCGACCGGGAGCCCCAAGCCTCCCCCGGCGAAGCCGGGCCCCGGCACGCCGTCCCCGGGCCCGACCACCCCGACCACCCCGGCGAAGCCGTCCCACCCGTCCCCTCCGACGTCCGCGACGGTGTTCGGCATCGAGAACGCCGGCGGCGGACGTCCCACCGCCACCGCCGGCGAGGACTTCGCCGAGCTGCCGAAGGTCCGCGCGAAGAGCCGCTCCGGTCGGCCGGTCGTGGGCGCCGACCTGGTCTTCGAACTCGTCGGCGAGACCGACGCCCGCTTCTCCGGTGACCGCACGAGCGCGGTCGTGCGCACCGGTGAGGGCGGCCTGGCCGCCGCGCCCGCGCTGAAGGCCGGTGAGAAGACCGGTGACTTCACCATCCGGGTGACCGTCGCCGGCCGGGCCCTGCCCCGGCTCGACTACACCGCGACCGTCACCCCCCGCCAGGCGGACGCCCTCGCTCGGACCGGCGACGAGGAGCTGACGGCCTCGCCGTCCTCCGAGTTCGCCCACGCGGTCGAGGTCACCGCCACGTTCAAGGGCGCGACGGCCGCGGGTGTGGCCGTCACGGCCACGATGGCCGGCGCGGCCGACGACCCGGACGAGAACCCCGGGGGCCCGTACTTCAAGGACGCCGAGGGCGATCCGGTCCGCACGCTCACGGAGCTGAGGACCGACGCCGACGGCATGCTGGTGCTGCCGCGGATCTTCTCGGACGACCGGTCCGGCACGTTCCTGCTGCGCCTGACGACCGAGGGCGGCGCCGTGCTGACCCTCGAACTCCGGGTCGCCGTCCCGGACACCACGGATACCCCGGCCGCCCCGGACACCCCCGCCGCCCCGGACACCCCGGCAGCCTCGGACACCCCGGCAGCCTCGGACACCCCGGCAGCCTCGGAATCCCCCGCCGCCTGA